In one Winogradskyella sp. MH6 genomic region, the following are encoded:
- a CDS encoding aldehyde dehydrogenase family protein — MSYSKPQFKASYGNFINGKFVEPIGGEYFENTSPIDKSLIAKYPRSQKEDVELALDAANAAKEAWGNTSVTERATLLNKVADIIEANLEEFALVETCDNGKPIRETLNADVPLSVDHWRYFASCIRAEEGSATELDANTLSMNIKEPLGVVGQIIPWNFPLLMLSWKLPPALATGNCVVLKPAEQTPSSATLLMEKIADVFPPGVVNVVHGFGPEAGKPLASSSRVDKVAFTGETTTGQLIMQYASKNLNPVTMELGGKSPNIFFNSVMDEDDAFLDKAIEGAVLFAFNQGEVCTCPSRILVQEDIYDKFMERVVERTKAIVQNSPYDTSCMVGAQASNDQYEKIQSYIKIGMDEGAKVLCGGDANKEGDLANGFFIQPTILEGHNKMRVFQEEIFGPVVCVTKFKDEAEALEIANDTLYGLGAGVWTRDAHQLYQIPRAIKAGRVWVNCYHAYPAHAPFGGYKKSGFGRETHQMMMSHYRQTKNMLISYDKNKLGFF; from the coding sequence ATGAGTTATTCTAAACCACAATTTAAAGCATCCTATGGGAACTTTATAAACGGAAAGTTTGTAGAGCCAATAGGAGGAGAGTATTTTGAAAATACCTCACCAATAGACAAGTCGTTAATTGCAAAATATCCAAGATCACAAAAAGAAGATGTAGAGTTAGCCTTAGATGCAGCTAATGCAGCAAAGGAAGCTTGGGGAAATACTTCGGTAACTGAGCGTGCAACATTATTAAATAAAGTAGCAGATATTATTGAAGCTAACTTAGAAGAGTTTGCTTTAGTTGAAACTTGCGATAATGGTAAACCTATTAGAGAAACATTAAATGCCGATGTACCATTATCTGTAGACCACTGGAGATACTTTGCATCTTGTATTAGAGCAGAAGAAGGTAGTGCAACAGAGTTAGATGCCAATACCTTATCAATGAATATAAAAGAGCCACTTGGTGTTGTTGGTCAAATTATTCCTTGGAACTTCCCTTTATTAATGTTGTCTTGGAAGTTACCACCAGCCCTAGCAACAGGTAACTGTGTTGTGTTAAAACCAGCAGAACAAACACCATCTTCGGCAACTTTGTTAATGGAAAAAATAGCAGATGTGTTTCCTCCAGGAGTTGTAAATGTGGTTCATGGCTTTGGGCCAGAAGCTGGTAAACCATTAGCATCGAGTTCTCGTGTAGATAAAGTGGCTTTTACAGGAGAAACGACAACAGGACAGTTAATTATGCAGTATGCGTCTAAGAACTTAAATCCTGTAACTATGGAATTAGGTGGTAAGTCACCAAACATTTTCTTTAATTCTGTAATGGATGAAGATGATGCGTTCTTAGATAAAGCTATTGAAGGAGCAGTGTTATTTGCGTTTAATCAAGGTGAAGTTTGTACATGTCCTTCTCGTATTTTAGTTCAGGAAGATATTTATGATAAATTTATGGAGCGTGTTGTTGAACGTACAAAAGCTATTGTGCAAAACAGTCCATATGATACGAGTTGTATGGTAGGAGCGCAAGCCTCTAATGACCAATACGAAAAAATTCAGTCTTACATTAAAATAGGTATGGATGAAGGTGCTAAAGTACTTTGTGGTGGTGATGCTAACAAAGAAGGAGACTTAGCAAACGGATTCTTTATTCAGCCAACGATTTTAGAAGGTCATAACAAAATGCGAGTGTTTCAGGAAGAAATCTTTGGACCAGTAGTCTGTGTGACTAAGTTTAAAGATGAAGCAGAAGCATTAGAGATTGCTAACGATACACTCTATGGACTTGGAGCAGGAGTTTGGACACGAGATGCACATCAGTTATATCAAATACCACGTGCTATTAAAGCCGGTCGTGTTTGGGTTAATTGCTACCATGCCTATCCAGCGCATGCGCCATTTGGTGGATATAAGAAGTCTGGTTTTGGTAGAGAAACGCATCAAATGATGATGAGTCATTACAGACAAACTAAAAACATGTTAATCTCTTACGATAAAAACAAATTAGGTTTCTTCTAG
- a CDS encoding AraC family transcriptional regulator, which yields MTSLLNQHRNNRKLTTLVENRTTYNAEYAELNIYETHAYAEKVSLTFGFPIIASMLTGKKVMHIDGFETFDFFPGESVVMPTNKEMVIDFPLATEEKPTQCLALGIDAFKIEEVVQKFNQNVAIENENNNWDLDNTASHLINNVDVNHLIERLTYTFTNNNKSKDVLLDLMIQELIVRLLQTKAKSLIINDTNNIFNDTRIGTVIKFIKDNLTNKDITVDQLAKKAYMSTSHFHKQFKNTLGVSPIDYINSEKIKFAKKLIKESKDVRMSEIAFKSGFNNTSYFNRQFKKMEMMTPAQFKSSITNS from the coding sequence ATGACATCCTTATTAAATCAACATAGAAACAACAGAAAACTCACCACTTTGGTTGAGAACAGAACCACTTATAATGCTGAGTATGCCGAGTTGAATATCTATGAAACACATGCTTATGCTGAAAAAGTTTCGTTGACTTTTGGTTTTCCAATCATTGCAAGTATGCTGACTGGTAAGAAAGTGATGCATATTGACGGTTTTGAAACTTTTGATTTTTTCCCAGGTGAATCTGTTGTTATGCCTACTAATAAAGAAATGGTTATTGATTTTCCTCTTGCAACGGAAGAAAAACCAACACAATGCTTAGCTCTAGGCATTGATGCGTTTAAGATTGAAGAAGTTGTTCAAAAATTCAATCAAAATGTAGCTATTGAAAACGAAAACAATAATTGGGATTTAGACAATACTGCATCGCACCTTATTAATAATGTAGATGTTAACCATCTTATTGAACGTCTAACTTACACGTTTACCAACAACAATAAATCTAAAGATGTATTATTAGATTTGATGATTCAGGAATTGATCGTTAGACTACTTCAAACTAAAGCAAAGTCTCTTATTATTAATGATACCAACAATATCTTTAATGATACACGTATTGGCACAGTCATAAAATTCATCAAGGATAATCTCACCAATAAAGACATTACAGTAGATCAGCTAGCGAAGAAAGCTTATATGAGCACATCTCACTTTCATAAGCAATTTAAAAACACGCTTGGTGTGTCACCTATTGACTATATCAATTCTGAAAAAATTAAATTCGCAAAGAAATTGATAAAAGAATCTAAAGATGTGAGAATGTCTGAAATCGCTTTTAAATCTGGCTTTAATAATACGAGTTACTTCAACAGGCAATTCAAAAAAATGGAAATGATGACTCCTGCTCAGTTTAAGTCCTCCATTACTAACTCTTAG